The sequence AGCCTTCAAACTGGAGCATTTCCTTGCACTGGGCCGTAGGTATGGTTTGGGCCACATTTCAGTGTTGGGAACCCAGTGGCAAACAAAAAATGAAATGAGTCTCGAAGTTCAAACCGCGCTGGGCGGACTGTCCTAATCAAAAGCACTTTATCAGCCATTCCCATACACACGGCGATGGCCGTGAAGATTTCTCTTTGGGTGATCAAATGCATTGATGGCTATCGCAAGGGCTTCTTATGGAGTGGCGCCGAGTCAGCTAAAGCCGGCCACTGTCGGCTAGCTTGGTTACGTGTATGCAGACCGATTGAACTCGGCGGGCTCGGCATTGTGGACTTACATCGCTTTGGGTACCCCTTACGCTTGCGATGGCTTTGGTTAAAACGTACTGATGACTCTCGATTGTGGAGTGACCTCCCCGCGGAGACAGAGACCGTGGTCGAAGCAATGTTCCAGGCGTCAATCTATGTCGAGGTGGGAAATGGGCAAAAGGCACTATTCTGGACAGATCGTTGGGTGCAAGGTCACTCTGTGTCTGATATTGCTCCATGCCTAAGCAATGCAGTTGGTCCTCGGATTAAGAAACAAAGAACTGTCGCGCAAGCGCTAAATGGTGACGCCTGGGTCCGAGACATAACTGGAGCTTTAACCGTCCAGGTAATCTTGGATTTCTTCCTCATCTGGGATCGGACTAGAGATCTACAGCTTGATCAAAACTTGATGGATAAAATATGTTGGAAATGGACATCGGACAGAGTATTCTCTACTGCTTCTGCGTATCGGTCCTTCTTCTTTGGTCAACACCCGGTGGAGGGAGCTAAGCTCCTCCGCAAGTCTCGTGCGCCAGGAAAATGCAAATTTTTCATCTGGTTGGTGATCCATGACCGCTGTTGGACAGCAGCTCGAAGGAAAAAAGCATGGGTTACAAGATGACGATTCCTGTGCGTTGTGTGCACAAATGTCGGAGACAGTGGATCACCTGCTAATTGCTTGTCCATTTACGAGAGAAGTTTGGTTTCGCTTGCTGCGGAGATCGGATTGGCTGTCTTTAGCGCCGAACGCCCAGTCCACTTTCTTTGTTTCCTGGTGGTCCACAGCGAGGAAACATTTGTCTAAGGCCAACCACCGTTGTTTCGGCAGCCTGGTAATTCTCACTTCTTGGATGCTTTGGAAAGAGAGGAATGACAGGACCTTCGATCGACGAGTGCGTACAGTCGATGATGTACTTACTAGGGTGTACGATGAGATTACTGATTGGTTTCAAGCAGGGTTCAGGTGCCTAGAGTCGGTGCTTTGTAAATTAGGTAGGCTTCCGGGTCGCTCAATAGGGGTCGTGTAATCGTCTTTGTGGGTTTTTCTGCAGTCGGTTGTGGTTCTATAACCGACTCTTTTGTAacacttctcttctcttcttaatgaaaaacgtgcccagacacggtcgcgaaaaaaaaacgGTGAAGAGGAATTTCAAACTTTCGAGATTGTGTGACAAGCCATGAAATTTTGTATTTGCTTGGGCAATATATTCGCGATCAAACTGGGTAAATGAAACCGTAGCATTGCATGGCAAGCTGCATCTTTGAGGGCAGAGACTGAGGTGTAATTCAAACCTTCATAAACTGAAAGTCGACCTGAAACAATGAAACTATTGATGTTTGCTACAGGCTACAGCTTATGATAAAGTGGCCTGCAGTATAGGTTCTCAGTGTCAGTGACGCTTGAAGAATTCCACTATGGGCTTGTATATGAGCTGCGGAGCATTGTAACCCATCACAAAGTCACCATGAGCGTAGTCAGGCATGTACAGCACCTCGATGTCATCACTGTCGTGCTCCCTGACCAGCGTCCGCAGGAGATGCCTGGTGTCGGGGACATCACCGAGAAAATCTTGGCCACCATGGGTGAGGAACAAGGGGACATGGGGCGGAATGGACGAGAGATTGTACAGCGGGGGCTCTGGCTGATTGTAGTGCTTCATGTTCTCCTTCTCGTTTCCATAGTCGTACCTTCTGACCCCAGCTTTCCTGACCACTACATTTGAGAAACAGAAACGTTAGTGCTGCAACTGGGCTTTGAGCAGTAGTTTCTGAGGAAGATTTTTTACATTGCGACATGTGAATCATGTTTTTCACAGAGGTTGATTGTGGACCATGCTGTAGGAAGATGCATGTAGTCGAAGTATTGAGGCAGCAGTCCGGTCCTTTGGTCATAGGATCAAATTCATTGAAACCACAGTTAGTATGATAACGGCCCAGCATCAGCATCATATATATTGGCTAGAATTCATTAAAGTGGAGGTAACACCAGTACCTGCTACAGCCCCAAATAAATCATAACAGTCAACTTCAGGGTCGGTGCAGACTTCACCCAAAACTTCTTGTGCAACTCGCCTGTAGTGCAGCAGAGCATTCGTAGCAATCGAcaatcacacacacacagagatgAGATGTGAGATGGGTTACCAAAATAACAGCATACAGGATCTTTACATTCTAAACAGATCAGCGGCAGGCTGCttttctttaataaagcaaAGGACCCTTGTTAGGCTATTCTAACATCATAGTAAGCTCCAGCAGTCcagcttctatgaattcatcaGAGAGTTTAAGCAAACAACTACTCATAATTAGTATGTGACTGCGATGAAAGGCAATGTTATTGAAACCCACGTAGTTTATATTCTTCCTAACAAGAAATTCAAGAAGTTGTAGAGAGATGCCTACCCAACAGGATTGAACTCGTGAAAACCGAGCATGTGAATTGTCTGCATGATACAAAAACAGAGAGATATAATACATTGAACATGACCATTCTAATCAACAATAAGAATAAGAAGGTTCTAGAATGCTTTACTTCTGCAAGGAAGATACGAGCTGCAAGCAATATGAGTCTGGATCTCATCCTGTGCAGATAAGCAATTGGGCAGAGCAACACAGCTGATCTCACTATGTCTATTAACTTGTGCTCTGAAAAGGCTGCAAGAATAATCAAGGTTCCCtagaaaatagaaaattaagcatcctctcaagagccaAGCTATTGGTATATTAAATAATAAACAGGGTCATAAGAATACCAGGGAGTGACCGACATAGTGGACTTTCTTGCCTCCTGTTTGATTATAGACAAACTGAAGTACTGCAGGAAGATCATAAGCAGCAAGTTCGTCCCATGTGAAGTCCCAGAAAGCCTGCCAAGAGATGCAAGTATTTCTTTACTGAAATATATGACATCCAGTTTGTTAATCAAGCTACAGATGCAAACCGGGTCTTCTGGGGTGAGCGTGGTATGTTTTCGACTGGATTTTGTTCCACGACAGTTGGCAATCCAAACATCAAAGCCAGCGTCAGCCAAAATGAAGCCAAGTGATTGTTTGGGTGTACTTAGTACCCAACAGAAACCATCCTGTCCCATCAGCATATTCATTTTTGTTACAAAAAGCATTCAGATTGTATATATTATGTTCAACAATGTCCTTACCACCATTAGCCCATGGAATAGAAGTACCGGTGTCCTATCCTCAGTCGAGTTGTCAGCATTAGAAAGACCATGGGGGATCCTCTTTAAGCTAAGAATATAGCCATCTTCTGTTGTGACCTGATATTCTTCACATGGATAGCCATAAGCTGCTACTCGTGCCTTGCACATACCTAAAGGATGGGGTTGCGGGGGGCATTGATCATCTGTAAAGTTCTGGATCCTCCATGAGAGAACGCTTCGCAGGTTCAAGGAAATGAAAAGAATTAGGAAACAGAGTAGATAAAGATTCCGAGCCATCTCAGTACAGTATGATTTTTGGCACTAGAAATGAATCATATTCTTGTATCAAACCCTGAACAATAACTATAGGATGTAGGCTACTGCAATTTTGTGTGGTTCCAAGAATAGGGGGTGGGGGTTAGCTGCAGGGATGGCCTCTGAATAAGACTGAGCTTAATCCCAAATTGGTAAGGAACACTAATTTATAGAACTGGTTGTGCTATGTACGGGAATTTGGTTTCTGTTTATGCATTAATTTTCTCTGTCATGGAAGCATGAgcatgagaaaaaaaaacctttacAGTGGTTTTTCTAATTGCAAGTATTGAATGTGAGATTGCATAACCATGAGCTAATCAGGTGAAACAGACAGAACTAGTTATCATAATACCAGTCACGCAATCTTGATGATCAGATATGAATATGCGTAGATCCCACTTCACAACAATTCTGTGATCCCAAATTCTGTTCATGGCCACTAGGAATGTTGTGGACGACAAGGTAACATTCTCTAACGTACTTATGGATTTTATTTGCAATTTAGAAGCGGCAAGCATTCAGGTAGCATCACTGGAGCACGCTATCCAGATGCCCCTCATATAAATCAGTTCAGCATGAACAAGAGAGGACGACAGGGGATTGGTCCTTGAACAGAAAATACCTAAGTTGACACTGAAAACCAACTAATTTGTATAGGGAAGCCAATACATAAAAGAAGTGTGAAATTCTAGCATTCTGAAGGTAGGAGAGAGAACTTGTTTGCATATGAATTTTGCGATAACATATTGTTACCAGAAAAACGATGCACTATTTAAAGATGTATGCTCTGAAACAGACTACATTTTGGCGGCCAAAGGAAAGTGCGCATATGAACCACAACTGTTCCGCTCTCCTGCACCAGTTGCGTTAATGCTTGAGTACCGCACTACCACCAGATAAAAGAAAGGAGGACAGATTGTCTCCGATACATAAGGAAGCACGCGTTCACCCACTGTGTGATCGTGTTTCTGTGAACAAATCTACGAATCAACGAGGATGAGCATCGTACTTTGGTCAGAGAGCCCTCAGGAGCATATGCGCGAACATGTGTCGAGCGTCCGAGGTGATCAGCCGAGGAGGATCACGAGCTGCCCTCCGCTCCGATCCCTCCAGTGCCTCTTCTAGTCTATTCTATGCCTGGCATCGGCGTGGGCGGTGGAGACCCCGCACGGCCGCACCGGTCTTCCTGGTCGTCGGAATGCCCACACTTGCgaccggcaccggcggcggtggctgccgATGTTCGCACCTCGCAGTCCCGCGCGGAAGCGGGGGGCGGCGCTAACGCAGAAGGGGCCGGGCCGCCGCTTGCTGCGCCTGACGGCCTGGTTGTTGAGGTACGGCCCGGGAGGGCCAGCGATTGACTGCTTAAATGGTGTAGGAAAGCTGAGACTGTGGCATATTTAGATCTTTACCCGTAAATCCCGTAAACTtaaaaaaaatgtcacatcgaatattttgatacatatatggagtactaaatgaagtctatttacaaaactttttgcatggataggctgtaaatcgcgagacgaatctaatgagtctacttaatccatgatttgcaatattgatgctacaataaccatccgctaattatgtattaatcatgtattaattagcatcattagattcgtctcgcgatttacaacccatccgtgcaaaaaaatttgtaaatatacttcatttagtactttaaattagcaagattccgtcgcaaaaaaattttgcgctctatctaaacacggcctgtgtttagttcgcgaaaaagtttggattttgatactgcaacacatttcgttgttatttaaaaattaatgttcaattatagattaattaagtttaaaagatTTATATCATTCTAATCAGTtatactgtataattagttatttatttcaactgtatttaatgctctatgcatatgttcaaagatttgatgcatatgttcaaagatttgatgtgactgtagaaatttttttgagaacaGGGCCTGATTTGCTGTTGCTTTCCTAACCATGACAAGTTGACACCtcctcctcaaaaaaaaaaaagacaagctGGCAACTAGGCTAtgacatgaaaatatttctctcCTAGTTTAGTTGTTGACAAGTCTATTCTAATATCGGAATCAGAATTACAATACGAAAAATGAAAGCGGCCGAATCAAGATTTCCCGTATTTATAAGACTAACGAAATAAAATACGATGAAAAATAACTATAAAATTAGTTGTAaatgatatttttttatttttctaaaaatagaaACAGTCAGAAACGATATCATAATACGAAAATGATATCGGTCCATATAGAAATTTCCGTTCAGCTTCACTCCTAGTAGTTAGGATCCTAAGACTTACCGACCTAAGATTTGATTCGGAGAGGCAATGAAATCCTTTTTGATTGCATGATTAGAGCAGCGGACAACAACCTGATGACTAGAAGTATAAATACTACTTGCAGTGAATTCATCAAACTTCTTTTATTAATTTTACTTAATATCTCACTCGGGGCAAAGCCTCACACTTTTATGATTTAGTTGTACTGCTtcaactttttcactagttggATTACTTTTGCAATGCATGGTCACTTTATTTTTCAGGCTCCCGACATGAATAAGATTACAAAAGTTGGGATTCCACGGATCTCTAAATATGAAACTTGGGCTGGAAACGTCGCCCGCTAACACGCTAACCATCTGATCGGCTAAGACACGATATGGACCATCCTAGCGGGTGTCTCACCCACAGAGCCACAAGGGTCACGAATCCTCGCGAACCCACTCGTGGGTGACTCCCGTACCTCCCTCCTCTTGACGCAGTGTTTCCGACCATCCCGACGCAGGCGATGGCCCCAGCAGCCCCGACACAGGCGGAGTGCAGACGTGACAAACCCGGTCGCTCCGGTCCGCCATCCCGGTGTGGGCGGGGGCCGTGCCCCTAGGACCCCGGCGTGGCCGGCGGCACGGGCGTGGGCTCCCAAAATTGCTCTGCAGAATTCAACTACCTTGCCATCAGCTTGACCCCGACTCAGCTCGCCAACTGTCAACCTCCGGCTAGCGTGCTATCTGAAATAATCATACCAAGTAATATAATGTGCAACAAAGCTATGAGTTTTGCCGTAGGTGTGAAACGACAACTACCAAGACAACTACTAACCAAACAGTTCTGTGTCGAAGAGTGGCAGCAACCATGTGGCAATATCTTTCATTTGCATGATGTATAGTACATGACAAAAAACAAATTGCTAAACTCCTGATGTCATCGCACATTTCAGTTTTCAATATCTTGGGCCTCATGTAACTGATGCAGCAACTCTTTGTTAGTTCATTGTTACCAGGTGCTACTTGTTGATCTGCACATTGTATGAATATCTTGGGCCTCATGATTTACTTAATATATGTGCTGGCGAGAGATCATTTCAGATATTTACACAGTTGTTTGGTTTGAATCCGTGAAATTTTATTATTCAGATCCAACAACGACTTTTCCATGTTCAAAGTTAAAATCTTGAGTGGAAGTAGAAAGGTGTCCCAAGAAGAGCAAAACTTAAAGAGAAGAAATCAGCTCTTCTCG comes from Panicum virgatum strain AP13 chromosome 4K, P.virgatum_v5, whole genome shotgun sequence and encodes:
- the LOC120703988 gene encoding triacylglycerol lipase 2-like isoform X2 → MCKARVAAYGYPCEEYQVTTEDGYILSLKRIPHGLSNADNSTEDRTPVLLFHGLMVDGFCWVLSTPKQSLGFILADAGFDVWIANCRGTKSSRKHTTLTPEDPAFWDFTWDELAAYDLPAVLQFVYNQTGGKKVHYVGHSLGTLIILAAFSEHKLIDIVRSAVLLCPIAYLHRMRSRLILLAARIFLAETIHMLGFHEFNPVGRVAQEVLGEVCTDPEVDCYDLFGAVAGPDCCLNTSTTCIFLQHGPQSTSVKNMIHMSQLVRKAGVRRYDYGNEKENMKHYNQPEPPLYNLSSIPPHVPLFLTHGGQDFLGDVPDTRHLLRTLVREHDSDDIEVLYMPDYAHGDFVMGYNAPQLIYKPIVEFFKRH
- the LOC120703988 gene encoding triacylglycerol lipase 2-like isoform X1 — translated: MARNLYLLCFLILFISLNLRSVLSWRIQNFTDDQCPPQPHPLGMCKARVAAYGYPCEEYQVTTEDGYILSLKRIPHGLSNADNSTEDRTPVLLFHGLMVDGFCWVLSTPKQSLGFILADAGFDVWIANCRGTKSSRKHTTLTPEDPAFWDFTWDELAAYDLPAVLQFVYNQTGGKKVHYVGHSLGTLIILAAFSEHKLIDIVRSAVLLCPIAYLHRMRSRLILLAARIFLAETIHMLGFHEFNPVGRVAQEVLGEVCTDPEVDCYDLFGAVAGPDCCLNTSTTCIFLQHGPQSTSVKNMIHMSQLVRKAGVRRYDYGNEKENMKHYNQPEPPLYNLSSIPPHVPLFLTHGGQDFLGDVPDTRHLLRTLVREHDSDDIEVLYMPDYAHGDFVMGYNAPQLIYKPIVEFFKRH